Proteins encoded together in one Terriglobia bacterium window:
- a CDS encoding amidohydrolase family protein, whose amino-acid sequence MKRCTSVVALFAAIVTTTLLAQGESRPAAKLPQGVKVTWLICGVVWDGKSDGLMRNSVILVQDEKIAKVLEKEPRTVMEGQVIDLSKETCLPGMIDTHTHVLIHGDITAEDYDKQLLKESTPYRTILATQAARKALEYGFTSIRDVETEGAGYADTDVKRAINAGVIPGPRMQVATRALDVTGAYPLLGYSWELEMPHGVQFCDGPDDCRKAVREQISHGADWIKVYSDRSYRLLPNGVLDDVPTFTLDTLKAIVDETHRERKKVASHAIGVNGVQNSIDAGVDTIEHGDYITDQQLAAMKQKGIWFVPTLFVGEYVAEGRAAAGAKVWVDMVKVSQDTFRRSLKSGVKIAYGTDVGGFSWDINMAVQFKRMVELGMTPMQAIRSATMDAAELMGWQDQVGTIEPGKFADIVAVPGDPLKDVTALEHVNFVMKGGVVYKKP is encoded by the coding sequence ATGAAACGTTGCACTAGTGTCGTTGCTCTGTTTGCAGCGATTGTGACGACGACGTTGCTGGCCCAAGGAGAGTCGCGGCCGGCAGCGAAGCTGCCGCAAGGCGTCAAGGTTACCTGGCTAATATGCGGAGTCGTGTGGGACGGAAAGTCCGATGGCCTGATGCGAAATTCAGTCATTCTTGTCCAAGACGAGAAAATCGCCAAGGTTCTTGAAAAAGAGCCGAGAACCGTCATGGAGGGCCAGGTCATCGACCTGTCGAAGGAGACCTGCCTGCCGGGGATGATCGACACGCACACGCACGTGCTGATCCATGGGGACATCACGGCGGAAGACTACGACAAGCAACTGCTCAAGGAATCCACGCCGTACCGGACGATCCTGGCGACGCAGGCAGCGCGCAAGGCGCTGGAGTACGGGTTCACGTCCATCCGGGACGTGGAGACCGAGGGCGCGGGCTATGCCGACACCGACGTCAAGCGGGCGATCAACGCCGGCGTGATCCCGGGGCCGCGCATGCAGGTGGCGACGCGAGCGCTGGACGTGACCGGGGCGTATCCGCTGCTGGGATACTCGTGGGAACTGGAGATGCCGCACGGCGTCCAGTTCTGCGACGGGCCGGACGATTGCCGCAAGGCGGTGCGGGAACAGATCTCGCATGGCGCCGACTGGATCAAGGTGTACTCCGACCGAAGCTACCGCCTGCTGCCCAACGGAGTGCTGGACGACGTGCCCACGTTCACCCTGGATACCCTGAAGGCGATCGTGGACGAGACGCACCGGGAGCGCAAGAAGGTGGCGTCGCACGCCATCGGGGTGAACGGGGTGCAGAACTCGATCGACGCGGGCGTGGACACCATCGAACACGGCGACTACATCACCGACCAGCAACTGGCGGCCATGAAGCAGAAGGGTATCTGGTTCGTGCCCACGCTGTTCGTGGGCGAGTACGTGGCCGAGGGACGAGCAGCGGCGGGCGCCAAAGTGTGGGTGGACATGGTCAAGGTCTCGCAGGACACCTTCCGGCGGTCTCTGAAATCCGGGGTGAAGATCGCCTACGGCACCGACGTGGGCGGATTCTCGTGGGACATCAACATGGCGGTGCAGTTCAAGCGCATGGTCGAGCTGGGCATGACGCCGATGCAGGCCATCCGGTCGGCCACCATGGATGCGGCCGAGCTGATGGGGTGGCAGGACCAGGTGGGGACGATCGAGCCGGGCAAGTTCGCCGACATCGTGGCGGTGCCCGGAGATCCGCTGAAGGACGTGACCGCGCTGGAGCACGTCAACTTCGTGATGAAGGGCGGAGTGGTGTACAAGAAGCCCTAG